A single genomic interval of Haloterrigena salifodinae harbors:
- a CDS encoding helix-turn-helix transcriptional regulator: MSRRFPSTSRFVRRVRRTVQASLETVKSLVRVGSSSDTAVDEPTPVDDPHHNRHDRLDSTGWDRADHYSGPNRNDQSDRDHDDGTRLESGSDPSPKSSPGSRAALLDPTTGPTSQSEILEHGCVPAQYVRVVLTEHGGRLKQRRFVDEYGWSPSTISELLSSLEDDGVIERYRIGREKVIRLPDGEQRLAPTAGRSQNERSR, from the coding sequence ATGTCCCGACGATTCCCCTCCACCTCCCGATTCGTCCGCCGCGTTCGGCGTACCGTCCAAGCGAGTCTCGAAACGGTCAAATCACTGGTTCGTGTCGGCTCCAGTTCCGATACCGCCGTCGACGAGCCGACGCCCGTAGACGATCCGCACCACAATCGTCACGACCGACTCGACTCGACGGGCTGGGACCGCGCTGATCACTACAGCGGGCCCAATCGAAACGACCAATCCGATCGCGACCACGACGACGGCACGCGACTCGAGTCCGGTTCGGATCCGAGTCCGAAATCGTCTCCGGGGTCGAGAGCCGCCCTGCTCGACCCTACAACCGGTCCCACGAGTCAGAGCGAGATCCTCGAGCACGGTTGCGTGCCGGCTCAGTACGTCCGCGTCGTTCTGACCGAACACGGCGGCCGACTCAAGCAACGGCGCTTCGTCGACGAGTACGGCTGGTCGCCGTCGACGATCAGCGAACTCCTCTCGTCGCTCGAGGACGACGGCGTGATCGAGCGCTACCGGATCGGCCGCGAGAAGGTGATTCGTCTCCCCGACGGGGAGCAGCGGCTGGCGCCGACGGCGGGACGGTCGCAAAACGAGCGCAGCCGCTGA
- a CDS encoding PAS domain S-box protein yields MSERAGERGGDFWDDADETTALQRYRTLVNTIDDGLYQLDADGTVVAVNDVIVDRTGYARDELIGHHVSRILDADDVKRIERGIREELLADRDAAGVFEVAIETADGDRIPTELRVNPLLEDGEFRGTVGVARDVTDLERSRERAETAMESYETITTVLDEADVGVFILDDSFDVAWADETAGEYFGFDRDAVIGRDKRELIDETIRHRVADGDAFADTVLATYEDNSYDERFDCHVTADSDGEERWLEHRSRPIESGRYAGGRIELYYDVTDRHRRATQLRRLNEAVSEWLEESSREAVAERASDHLRDILGMTLNGIYLYDDEATALRPASWTEATERLLGDLPTFEPNEGIAWHVFESGEPAFHADVSAAPDAYDPDTPIGSEMILPIGDHGVAFISSAERGAFDEGDRMLARVVASSLEATFDRLRHERHLERERDLTDRILDTIPVGGLVLDADGEITRINDRAAELFGTEEPETFSREDRLLYDDDGRRLSAEEYPSSRAFATGEPIYDRVLRVERPEGGEDGDGERHWLSVSAAPIADDDGTIDRVVTAVEDVTDLKERERELESELREVFGRVSDAFYAVDEEYRFTHVNERAAELLGVPEDELLGRRLGEVYPETAELEQVRDRFDEAMETQESTGLEHYSDLLGFWIEATVYPSESGVSVYFRDVTERKEREQELRESEAKFRTLAENLDETVWMSTPDTEEMLYINPVYEDVWGRSCESLYDEPYSLLEAIHPDDQERVREAYAALPETEYDEEFRIVRPDDSVRWVHAQAVPVRNDGEIVRVVGIATDITERRAYRRKLEASNERLQQFAYAVSHDLQEPLRMITSYLQLLESRYEDELDEDAAEFIDFAVDGADRMKAMIEGLLEYSRVTTRGDPLDPVDLERVVDEALADLQFRIEDENAEIEIGPLPRVEGDINQLRQVFQNLLDNAIEYSGDEPPRIEITAEHREAGHAAADGSNEKYPPADGVAAESGDEWVISVADEGIGIDPEDTDRIFEVFERLHTREEHEGTGIGLALCERIVERHGGEIWVEPEPSEGATFSFTLPAVDATDE; encoded by the coding sequence ATGAGTGAACGAGCGGGGGAACGCGGCGGGGACTTCTGGGACGACGCGGACGAGACCACCGCTCTCCAGCGCTACCGGACGCTGGTGAACACGATCGACGACGGCCTCTACCAACTCGACGCCGACGGCACCGTCGTTGCGGTCAACGACGTGATCGTCGACCGGACGGGCTACGCGCGCGACGAGCTGATCGGCCACCACGTCTCCCGGATCCTCGACGCGGACGACGTCAAGCGTATCGAACGCGGGATCCGGGAGGAACTGTTGGCCGACCGAGACGCCGCCGGCGTCTTCGAGGTCGCAATCGAGACGGCCGACGGCGATCGCATCCCGACCGAGCTTCGAGTGAACCCACTGCTCGAGGACGGCGAGTTCCGCGGGACGGTCGGCGTCGCCCGCGACGTCACCGATTTGGAACGCAGCCGAGAGCGTGCCGAGACGGCCATGGAGTCCTACGAGACGATCACCACAGTTCTCGACGAGGCCGACGTGGGCGTCTTCATCCTCGACGACTCCTTCGACGTCGCCTGGGCCGATGAGACCGCGGGCGAGTACTTCGGGTTCGACCGGGACGCGGTCATCGGTCGCGACAAGCGCGAACTGATCGACGAGACGATCCGCCACCGCGTCGCCGACGGCGACGCCTTCGCCGACACGGTCCTCGCGACCTACGAGGACAACAGCTACGACGAGCGTTTCGACTGTCACGTCACGGCCGATTCCGACGGGGAGGAACGCTGGCTCGAGCACCGGAGCCGACCGATCGAGTCGGGCCGGTACGCCGGCGGGCGGATCGAACTCTACTACGACGTCACCGACCGACACCGCCGGGCCACCCAGTTGCGCCGGCTCAACGAAGCCGTCAGCGAGTGGCTCGAGGAGTCCTCGCGCGAGGCGGTCGCCGAGCGGGCCTCGGACCACCTCCGGGACATCCTCGGGATGACGCTCAACGGGATCTACCTCTACGACGACGAGGCGACGGCGCTCCGACCCGCGAGCTGGACGGAGGCGACCGAGCGCTTGCTGGGCGACCTGCCGACGTTCGAACCGAACGAGGGGATCGCCTGGCACGTCTTCGAGTCTGGCGAGCCGGCGTTTCACGCCGACGTGAGCGCGGCGCCGGACGCGTACGATCCGGACACGCCGATCGGCAGCGAGATGATCCTGCCCATCGGGGACCACGGCGTCGCCTTCATCAGCTCCGCGGAGCGCGGCGCCTTCGACGAGGGCGACCGGATGCTCGCGCGGGTCGTCGCCTCGAGCCTCGAGGCGACCTTCGATCGGCTCCGCCACGAGCGCCACCTCGAGCGCGAGCGGGATCTGACCGACCGCATTCTCGATACCATTCCCGTGGGCGGCCTCGTGCTCGACGCCGACGGGGAGATCACGCGGATCAACGACCGCGCCGCCGAACTCTTCGGAACCGAGGAGCCGGAGACGTTCTCCCGGGAGGATAGGCTGCTATACGACGACGACGGCCGACGGCTGTCGGCCGAGGAGTACCCGTCGTCCCGGGCGTTCGCGACGGGAGAACCGATCTACGATCGCGTGCTGCGGGTCGAACGCCCGGAGGGGGGCGAAGACGGGGACGGGGAGCGACACTGGCTGTCAGTCAGCGCCGCCCCAATCGCCGACGACGACGGCACGATCGATCGCGTCGTCACCGCCGTGGAGGACGTCACCGACCTCAAGGAGCGCGAACGCGAACTCGAGAGCGAACTGCGCGAGGTGTTCGGACGGGTCTCGGACGCGTTCTACGCGGTCGACGAGGAGTACCGCTTCACGCACGTCAACGAACGCGCGGCGGAGCTCCTCGGGGTCCCCGAGGACGAACTGCTGGGTCGGCGCCTCGGGGAGGTCTACCCGGAGACGGCGGAGCTCGAGCAGGTTCGAGACCGCTTCGACGAGGCGATGGAAACGCAGGAGTCGACCGGGCTGGAACACTACTCGGACCTGCTCGGGTTCTGGATCGAGGCGACCGTCTATCCCTCCGAGAGCGGCGTCTCGGTCTACTTCCGCGACGTCACCGAGCGCAAGGAGCGCGAGCAGGAACTCCGGGAGAGCGAGGCGAAGTTCCGAACCCTCGCCGAGAACTTGGACGAGACCGTCTGGATGTCGACGCCCGACACCGAGGAGATGCTGTACATCAACCCGGTCTACGAGGACGTCTGGGGCCGAAGTTGCGAGTCGCTCTACGACGAGCCGTACTCGCTTCTCGAGGCGATCCACCCGGACGATCAGGAGCGGGTTCGGGAGGCCTACGCGGCCCTGCCCGAGACCGAATACGACGAGGAGTTCCGCATCGTTCGGCCGGACGACTCCGTCCGGTGGGTCCACGCCCAGGCCGTTCCGGTCCGCAACGACGGCGAGATCGTCCGAGTCGTCGGCATCGCGACCGACATCACCGAGCGCCGGGCGTACCGGCGCAAACTCGAGGCGTCCAACGAGCGCCTCCAACAGTTCGCCTACGCCGTCTCCCACGACCTCCAGGAGCCCCTGCGGATGATCACGAGCTACCTCCAGTTGCTCGAGTCGCGGTACGAAGACGAGCTGGACGAGGACGCCGCGGAGTTCATCGACTTCGCGGTCGACGGCGCCGACCGGATGAAGGCGATGATCGAGGGCCTGCTCGAGTACTCCCGGGTCACCACCCGCGGCGACCCGCTCGACCCGGTCGACCTCGAGCGGGTCGTCGACGAGGCCCTCGCCGATCTGCAGTTCCGGATCGAAGACGAGAACGCCGAGATCGAGATCGGGCCGCTCCCCCGCGTCGAGGGCGATATCAACCAGCTCCGGCAGGTGTTCCAGAACCTCTTGGACAACGCCATCGAGTACAGCGGCGACGAACCGCCGCGGATCGAGATCACCGCTGAGCACCGCGAGGCCGGCCACGCGGCTGCGGACGGCTCGAACGAGAAGTATCCGCCAGCGGACGGTGTCGCCGCGGAGAGCGGCGACGAGTGGGTGATCTCGGTCGCGGACGAGGGGATCGGGATCGATCCGGAGGACACCGACCGCATCTTCGAGGTGTTCGAGCGGCTGCACACTCGCGAGGAACACGAGGGGACGGGGATCGGACTGGCGCTCTGCGAGCGGATCGTCGAGCGCCACGGCGGCGAGATCTGGGTCGAGCCAGAGCCCAGTGAGGGCGCGACGTTTTCGTTTACGCTGCCGGCTGTCGACGCGACCGACGAGTGA
- a CDS encoding translation initiation factor IF-2 subunit beta has product MDYEASLDRAMDDVPDIGGDEERLQIPDAVPQKDGAFTRFTNLGEIADVLSRDDEHLHRFVQRELGTSGKLEDGRGRYNGTFSEQDFNAAIDAYVDEYVLCSECGLPDTRLVREDRTPMLRCDACGAFRPVTKRSTSSQQQQQQDAVEEGNTYTVEITGTGRKGDGVAEKGEYTIFVPGAEEGDVVDIYIKNISGNLAFARLD; this is encoded by the coding sequence ATGGATTACGAAGCGAGTCTCGACCGGGCGATGGACGACGTACCGGACATCGGCGGCGACGAGGAGCGACTGCAGATCCCCGACGCCGTCCCCCAGAAGGACGGCGCGTTCACGCGCTTTACAAACCTCGGCGAAATCGCCGACGTGCTCTCGCGCGATGACGAACACCTCCACCGGTTTGTCCAGCGCGAACTGGGTACCAGCGGCAAACTCGAGGACGGCCGCGGTCGGTACAACGGTACCTTCTCCGAGCAGGACTTCAACGCGGCCATCGACGCCTACGTCGACGAGTACGTCCTCTGTTCGGAGTGTGGCCTGCCGGACACCCGCCTCGTCCGCGAGGACCGCACCCCGATGCTTCGCTGTGACGCCTGCGGTGCGTTCCGCCCCGTCACCAAGCGCTCGACCAGCAGCCAGCAGCAACAACAGCAGGACGCCGTCGAGGAGGGCAATACCTACACCGTCGAGATCACCGGCACCGGACGCAAGGGCGACGGTGTCGCCGAGAAGGGCGAGTACACGATCTTCGTCCCCGGCGCCGAGGAGGGCGACGTCGTCGACATCTACATCAAGAACATCTCCGGCAACCTCGCGTTCGCCCGCCTCGACTGA
- a CDS encoding DUF5789 family protein — translation MSEDGPSRDRAQDSAEQRKSERAETTESILEEVGRDLGELEYPVTSEELASEYANEAIDMPNETESLGSVFDRLTGEQFDTPEEVREAVYGEVTGEAGSPNEANAERDLSSLDEEKQGSLGESGGDSL, via the coding sequence ATGAGCGAGGACGGTCCCAGCCGCGACCGGGCACAGGACAGCGCCGAACAGCGGAAGTCCGAGCGGGCCGAGACGACCGAGTCGATCCTCGAGGAGGTCGGCCGCGACCTCGGCGAACTCGAGTACCCCGTCACGAGCGAGGAGCTCGCCTCGGAGTACGCCAACGAGGCGATCGACATGCCGAACGAGACGGAGTCGCTGGGCAGCGTCTTCGACCGCCTGACCGGCGAGCAGTTCGACACCCCCGAGGAGGTCCGGGAGGCGGTCTACGGCGAGGTCACCGGCGAGGCCGGCAGCCCCAACGAGGCCAACGCCGAGCGAGACCTCTCGAGTCTCGACGAGGAGAAGCAGGGGTCGCTCGGCGAGAGCGGCGGCGACTCGCTGTGA